CTTGCACCGGCACCGCCTCCCCCCTGATTTTGGATTTTGGATTGTGGTTTGTGGATTGACGATGCCAGTGTACTCAATCCACAATCCAAAATCGAAAATCCAAAATCCAAAATCGTAGCGGGGTGATTTGTGTCTCTCGATTGTCTGTCCGTCGGCGTGTTGGTGGCCGACCACTTGTGCGCGCCGATCTCACATTGTCCGAAGCCGGGAGAGCTGGTGCTGGCGGATTGCCTGTCGTTGAACATCGGCGGCTGTGCCTCGAACGCGGCCATCGACCTGGCGCGGGTCGGCGTGCGGGTCGGCGTGGTGGGCTGCGTGGGCGACGATCCCTTTGGGCGGTTCGTGATCGAGACGCTGCGGCAGGCCGGCGTCGATACGCAGTCGATCCGCTCGCTGGCCGACGTGGGCACGTCGGGGACCTTGATCGTCAATGTTCAAGGCGAAGACCGCCGCTTCATCCACACCATCGGGGCCAATGGCCGGATCGCCGTGAGCGATATTCCGCTCGACCGCGTGCGCCAGGCGCGGGTGCTGTACGTGGGGGGCTACCTGCTGATGCCCGCCCTGGAAGCCCGGCCGCTGGCCGAATTGTTTCGCCAGGCGCGGGCCGCCGGCGTCACCACGCTGCTCGACGTGGTCGTGCCGGGAGCCGGTGAATACTGGCCGCTGCTCGAACCGCTGTTGCCCGAAACGGACGTCTTTTTGCCCAACAACGACGAGGGCGAGATCCTGACCGGGCTGACCGATCCGCATGGGCAAGCCGAGCGATTTCGCTCGGCCGGCGCGCGGACGGTGGTCATCACATGCGGCGGACGCGGCACGGTGCTGGCCGGCGAGGCGTTGCGGCTTGAGGCCGGCAGCTACCCGGTGGAATACGTGGGGGCCACGGGGGCGGGCGACGCCTTTGATGCCGGTTACATCGCCGGCCTGCTCGAAGGGGGCGGCCCGCGGCGGTGCTTGGAGTGGGGAAGCGCGCTGGGTGCAAGCTGTGTGCGTTCGATCGGCGCCACCGAGAGCGTTTTCGATCGCGAACAGGCCGAGGCGTTCATGCGTCAACACCGGCTGGCAATAAAAGAATGGTGAGGCATCCCGTTTGCATGGTGAGGCGTCAGGCGTCAGGCGTCAGGCAAAGGCCAATTCAACTATTCCTGAACCCTGAACCCTGACGGTGGGCCGGCGCTCGTAAGCTCGCTGGTCCTACCCTACGATCAACCGGTAAGGAGGAACGAATGGACACTTGGATCTTGGTTGCCGATTCGAGCCGAGCGCGAATCTTTGCGTCGCCGAAAAAAGGGAAACCGTGGGAGTTGATCGAAGAGCTGGGCCATCCGGAAAGCCGGATGAAAAACCGCGAGATCAACATGAAGGAGCAGGGACGAACGCGGCAGATTTTCGGTGCCGGGCATCGGCCGCGGATGGAGCCCGACACGGAGCCGAAGGAGGTCGAAGCGGAGCATTTCGCCCACGAATTGGTCGACAAGCTCAGCGACGGTCTTAACCAGAATGCCTACGCAGCGCTGGCCTTGGTGGCGCCGCCGCATTTCCTGGGTCACCTGCGTAAGCTCCTGAGCGACCAGGCGAGCAAATGCCTGGTGGCGACGGTCGACAAAGACTACACCGGTTCCGACGTGCGCGAACTGATGGAACGGCTCGACGACGTGGTCCGCGGCGAAACGATGAGGGCTGGAGCTACATAGTCGTCGTTTCGGCCGTGGCCGGATCGATCGTCGCCTTCACTTCCGAGATCTTGTCGACCGGAAAGCCGCCCTGCCGGGCGTGTTCGCGAACCAGTTCTTCGCGGGGTGCGATGTAGACGCAGTAGACCTTGTCGGGCGTGACGTAGCTCTCGACCCACTGAATCGCCGGGCCAAGCTTGTTCAGCACGCCGCAAGAGGTCTGCGAAATGCCGCGCAGCTCAGCGGGCGTTAGATTGCCGACCCCCGGTATGTCGCGTTCAATGATGTACTTGGGCATGACCTCGCCTCGATGTTGCCCTCTGGGGATGTGCTCGCATTGTAGGGTGGGGCCGGCGAGTTTGCGAGCGCCGGCCCACCATTGGCGACGTCGGTTACGGTGGGCCGGCGCTCGCAAGCTCGCTGGTCCCACCCTACCCAGCCACCAATGCCGCATTCTTACGCGTGCGGTAGTTCAGCGCCGCATCGCCTATCGCCCACGGCCAGATAGACGTTATAGCTCTGCCCCTCGTCGTCGCGGATTTGCGACAAGAACGGCACGTCGGGCACGCGCGACTTGAAAGCCTGCTTTTCTTCGTCGGGCGAATAGACCCAGTAGAGGCCGCCCGGCAGAAGCTGAAAGGCGATGCCTTCGCCGGCCGCGTCGGCCGGAACATCGAGTTCTTCCGGGCCGATGCCGAGCCGGCCGGCCAACGCCGCTCGCCGCTTGTCGATGCTATTCATGGCTCTTTGTTCCTGCGATCTTTACCTGCTTTGCCCCGCTTAAGTATGGCACGCATTTGGCGATTGAACTCTATCAGTTGTCCTATGATGAATGCGACGGCTGGGCGGGTAAAAACTTGGCTTTGCAGCCGGAGGATGGCCCTGCTTGGCCGTCTTGGAGCGATTCCGGGGTCCCGTCATTTGCCGGCGGCGGGCAGCCACCGCTTCAACGTCTTGATGGACCGCCGAACGCTTCGCTCGACCGAGTCGCGCGACCAACCCGGCCGGCGCGCGATCTCCGCCAGCAGCATGCCGTCGAATAAACGCCATTGGACGATGTTCCGCTCGCCCCAATTGCCGTCCCGCGAAAGATCAAGACACGTGCCACCCAAACCTTCGCCCGAAAGGCGGACCGCCGAGAACCGCGCCAGCACGTTTGTTCGGTCGGCCGAGAATTCGACGATGTGCGGCTGGCGGTGATAACGGTACCAGCATGCCCAAGAAAAAACCCGCCCGACAGAACGCGTTTGCCGGCCGCTGGCACATGATCGATCAACGACAACTCGGCGAGGCGCTAAGGTCGATACGCAAGCTGCGGGGCATGACGCAAGCGGAGCTGGCCAATGCGGTCGGCGTGGCTTCAAACACGATGGCAATTCTGGAGCGAGGCGAGCGGGCCTTTTCGCTCAAGTTGCTGAACGCCCTGGGCAAAGCACTCGACGTGCCAACGGCTTGCCTGGCGATCATGGGCTCGCCGAGCACCGGAACAAGGAATCCTGCGGCGTCGCAGGCGCTGGCGAAACTGCAGTCGTTGATTTCCGCCACCATCCACTCAGAACGGTTTTAAAATCGTTCTGACCCTTTTTCTGACCAATCACCGCTCGGCGGGCACAAGGCCCGGACGGGGCGAGCGTGCGGGACTGGCGGCGGCGGTCTTGCTTGCCGAACATGTGCTAAATCAACCGGGCGCTCTCGACGCAGTTGGCACATAATCTGAGCGAAGGCTGCGCGGAACGGTGCGGCGCCTCATTGGCCAAAGCGTCACCTGCGGCGGCCAATGGCGTCGCTCAACTCCAAAAGCAGACGAACGCCTAGGAAGAAATACAGGGCCTCGGCCAAACTACATTTGAAACGCTCAACATCGTGCTGCGACGGAATCCGGTAGGATTTGTATAGGTTCATGGCAATACTCGCGAAACGACGTTCAAGTTCATCGCCGTGCATCACTCGTTCTTGTAGCACTGTGCTTACTTTGGGCTCCGGTTGGGTGTTGGTGAACTTCTCATTCCAAACGCGGCGAGCCAAGCCCTTAATGGCCGGCCCCAGACACAGAACAACCTGTTCGGGAAACGCTGAGGCATCGCCTTTTTCAAGCATCGTTTGAACCTGGAGGAGCGTTCCGCGAATCTTGTCCGGCGACGACTCCTCCGTCAGGCGCACAAGGCGTAGCATTTGCTGCGCCGCCAAGCGCGGCGCTGCCGCCCCGCGTGCGTCAGGATCGCCCTGCGCTGAGTGAAGAATCTCGCCGAAGGCGAGCCACACCGCATCTCTAATTACTGATACGTTGCGGATTTCGTCGGCTACGTCGTCCTGCCATTCACCGTACAAGTCGTCCCGAAATCCACCCCACTTGTCAGGGGCTAGCGCCTGAATTTGGTACGGCAAACACGTTTCGGCCAAATGCCGAAGGCAAGTTGCCGCGTTTCCATCGGGGGCTAGAAGCGCGGATTCTGCCAGAATCGGCAATCGTTTACGGATCGTTGCGCGCCAGCCGGCGCGCGCCTTCTCAAACCGCTCAATATCCTTGTTGCCAGAAATGTAGAGAAGGTAGAACAGCTCTTGCTGCCAGTCTTCGCATGCGGCAAGAATGCTCCCAATTGCGCGCCCCGCGTCAAAGGCTGCCGCGTCGTCGCCAGAGGCCAAGCCGCTGATGACGGCATCGATCTTATTCCGATCATCGATGCCCCCTCTTTTAGTGTTCGGATGGTTGAAGCCTCGCTGCTGAACGAGCCCCCAAGGCGTTTCGCTTGTGGCCAGATTGAATCTTGCATCGTCCGCTGGACTTCGTTCCGCATGCGGGGCCACAAGCTCCGCGATGATGTCAAGTAGGTTTCTTGCCGAGGGGTCAATTCGCGTGGACTGAATCGCTTGTCGACTAGCC
The DNA window shown above is from Pirellulales bacterium and carries:
- a CDS encoding sugar kinase, with the protein product MSLDCLSVGVLVADHLCAPISHCPKPGELVLADCLSLNIGGCASNAAIDLARVGVRVGVVGCVGDDPFGRFVIETLRQAGVDTQSIRSLADVGTSGTLIVNVQGEDRRFIHTIGANGRIAVSDIPLDRVRQARVLYVGGYLLMPALEARPLAELFRQARAAGVTTLLDVVVPGAGEYWPLLEPLLPETDVFLPNNDEGEILTGLTDPHGQAERFRSAGARTVVITCGGRGTVLAGEALRLEAGSYPVEYVGATGAGDAFDAGYIAGLLEGGGPRRCLEWGSALGASCVRSIGATESVFDREQAEAFMRQHRLAIKEW
- a CDS encoding host attachment protein, producing MDTWILVADSSRARIFASPKKGKPWELIEELGHPESRMKNREINMKEQGRTRQIFGAGHRPRMEPDTEPKEVEAEHFAHELVDKLSDGLNQNAYAALALVAPPHFLGHLRKLLSDQASKCLVATVDKDYTGSDVRELMERLDDVVRGETMRAGAT
- a CDS encoding DUF4242 domain-containing protein, with protein sequence MPKYIIERDIPGVGNLTPAELRGISQTSCGVLNKLGPAIQWVESYVTPDKVYCVYIAPREELVREHARQGGFPVDKISEVKATIDPATAETTTM
- a CDS encoding helix-turn-helix transcriptional regulator — protein: MPKKKPARQNAFAGRWHMIDQRQLGEALRSIRKLRGMTQAELANAVGVASNTMAILERGERAFSLKLLNALGKALDVPTACLAIMGSPSTGTRNPAASQALAKLQSLISATIHSERF